The following coding sequences are from one Mycobacteriales bacterium window:
- a CDS encoding hemerythrin domain-containing protein has protein sequence MAQNGIDFLISQHEQVKQLLEAVKTAPAESRQETFDQLREMLAVHETAEELILRPITRSEIPGGDVVADARMAEENKAKDVLADLEKMDAASPDFLSAFTAFAADVLEHAGNEESYEFPLVKEHQDAEALDRMDAELKKAEESAPTHPHPSARTTTAAAVMGPFAAMVDKVRDAIGAALSH, from the coding sequence ATGGCCCAGAACGGAATCGACTTCCTGATCTCTCAGCACGAGCAGGTCAAGCAGCTGTTGGAAGCGGTGAAGACCGCGCCGGCCGAGTCTCGCCAGGAGACGTTCGACCAGCTGCGGGAGATGCTCGCCGTCCACGAGACGGCCGAGGAGCTCATCCTGCGTCCGATCACCCGCTCCGAGATCCCCGGTGGCGACGTCGTCGCCGACGCCCGGATGGCCGAGGAGAACAAGGCCAAGGACGTGCTGGCGGACCTGGAGAAGATGGACGCGGCCTCGCCGGACTTCCTCAGCGCCTTCACCGCCTTCGCAGCGGACGTCCTCGAGCACGCCGGCAACGAGGAGTCCTACGAGTTCCCGCTGGTGAAGGAACACCAGGACGCCGAGGCCCTCGACCGCATGGACGCCGAGCTGAAGAAGGCGGAGGAGTCAGCACCGACGCACCCGCACCCGAGTGCGCGTACGACGACCGCCGCCGCGGTGATGGGACCGTTCGCGGCGATGGTCGACAAGGTCCGCGACGCGATCGGCGCCGCTCTCTCGCACTAG
- a CDS encoding metalloregulator ArsR/SmtB family transcription factor produces the protein MVQYRQPQLDSAFAALSDSTRRGVLEQLGRTEASISDLADRFHMTLTGMKKHVSVLEDAGLVATEKVGRVRYCRLGRRRLVEVESWIERYHRLWDDRFEALDGVLDELTRKESMDEPAEQ, from the coding sequence ATGGTTCAGTATCGGCAGCCTCAGCTCGACAGCGCGTTCGCTGCGCTGTCGGACTCGACGCGGCGCGGAGTGCTCGAGCAGCTCGGCCGCACCGAGGCGTCGATCTCTGACCTCGCCGATCGGTTCCACATGACGCTCACCGGGATGAAGAAGCACGTGAGCGTCCTCGAGGACGCGGGCCTGGTCGCCACCGAGAAGGTCGGGCGGGTCCGCTACTGCCGTCTCGGCAGGCGGCGCCTCGTGGAAGTGGAGTCGTGGATCGAGCGGTACCACCGGCTGTGGGACGACCGTTTCGAGGCACTCGACGGCGTCCTCGACGAACTGACACGCAAGGAGAGCATGGATGAGCCAGCCGAGCAGTAG